TCTCCCCTCCAaaatactttacatttaaaaaaaaatcaatattctcttctattttttcagCCTCTGTACAAGCTACTGCTTCCCTTTCTGGGGACCAGTCTCTGCCCCTCCAAgcctcttccctgccctcccttcACTCTCAATATTGCTGTAAGTTTGCTTATAaagccctccttcccctctccccgaGGTCCCGCCCTGCAGGCATAGCTTCCTTTCTGGATTTCAGGCCCTTGGCTTGCAGGTGAGGCAGGTTGGATGGGTGGGCAGACAAGGCCTGAAGGGCAGAATGCTTTGTGCTTCTGGGAGAAAGGCTGACTGGCTTTTTTCTTGATCAAGCGGAGgatcactgtttttctttttgccccaTGGGCACCTGTTCAGGGCCAAATATTTGGCTTGGGGTTGCCCATGGCTGGGTagccctgccccttctccagTTTCCCCAGGCGTAGGTCCATGACAGCTGGGTCTCAGGACGGTACCATTTGTCTGTCTGTGGGTTGTGAAGGACAGGAAGAGTGGCACGTGACTAGAGCAGGGCTTGGCAGAGCCCCGACTTCTCAGAGTATGGGCACCAAACACGCAGGAGAGGAAGTTTTGGTTTTTGATAGGCAAAACCAGGGTCAGCCAGGACCATGGGAAATAGGGATGAGGGGGAAAGGTCTAACCACATAGCTGTGGGGTCAGCAATGTTCCTTCTGATTAaacccccctcccctcttccatCTATCCCACCCTCATCCTGTAGGTCCCAGGATGATTCcgggaaaggagggaaaaaaaagagaagcattcTGTTCTGCTGATGGGAAAAAGGCAGGAGATGACAGAGTACTTGGAGCTAGAAGAGGCCTGCTGGAATATGTAGACATCATGGCTTCCTTGttccaggagggaggtgggggggccGGAAACCAGGCCCTCAGACGCTTCATCAACTCTGTTCCTTGTCCTTGACTAGTAAGACTGTGTGCTGGCCCCCGCTGGACACAGATAAGACCACACGGTTCTCCAACTGTTTGCCTGTCATCTCCACGGGGCTCCAGACATCCTCTTCCTGTCCTGTGCCCAGCTGGTAGTTGGTGCCCATGCCCCAGGCAAAAACACGACCTACAAAGGACAGAAATACGGGCAGCTGTATCTCCAGGGTCCCAAGCCCCACCTTTCTGTAGTGTGAGAAGCCTGGCACACGAGGGTGGATTTTGGCCTGGGCCTGTGGCAGCCTGGCAACGTCCCAGCCTCCGGGCGTTAAGGGAAGATGGGAGGAAGCAAGGAGATGATGGACAAAGAAGAGCTCTGTCAACCAGAGACCGCAGTCCTTACACACTGCCAAAAACTTCTGCCTGCTCCTAGGCGTGGCATTCAAGGCCCGTCAATCACTGGCCATTTCCCAAACCCCCATATCACCTCCATTCCCAGGACCACCTGCCTTTGAGACTGCTCTGGATGCCCTCCTTTGCTTATCATAAAGGACTGAACCTTCACGGTGCAGTACAAGCCCCACTTCCTCAGGAACTCTTCCCAGATAATCCCAGGTCAAGCACCTCTGCCAGCCGGATTTCTCAAGGCCTCCATGGCTGTTCCACTCAGGCTTTGGTGACCACTTGTCCACACCCTCCTCTGCTGTACTTGCCAGGACCCCAACTACTAACCCCTCTTTCTCTAATAAAATTCTAAGTACAACCCCCTGGGAAGCCGGCACCTACCAGGTTGTAAATAAAAAGGGTCACCATGGTATAAAATGTAAACAGAAGCCTGAGTTAGGAGTctggagacatgggttcaagtcctactGCTTGTCTGGGCCTCAGTGATATATCTCCCTTTGCTGTTTTTCTCCTCTACAGAACAAATCACTTCTATTAAAATAACGTGTTTACCCATTTTGTCATCAAAGCCAGAGCTTCTGACAATCAGGCCAAAAGCAACATCACCACAAACAGTGTTCTCCACACCTCAGCTCCATCTGATGGTGGACATCAGAGGCTACTGGGCACTTCGGTAAGAACCACGACCACCAGACTCCAACCAGACCGACTGTGGGCAGCCCCACTCACCATCCTTGGTCACAGCATATCCCACAGAGGCCCCACAAGCCACCGAGGAGACGGCGGGCAGCCTGGAGATGAGGGTGGGTACGCTCTTCTCCTCGGCACCTTCCCCAAGGCCCAGCCGCCCATACTCAGCCCGGCCCAGGCTGTATGCTCTTCCTGTGGAGGAGGCAGAGAGACGAGGAGTAGCAGAGGGCATGCTCCGGGTAGGCCATTTAGCACTTATATCTGTGGGAGCTGGTCCCCCATTCATAGGGTGGTGAGGTCTGAAGTGTCCTTTTCAGTTttgggggaggcctgggagaacCCCCCCCAGGCCCTCATTGAACTCACACGTGGAAGAACACCAGGACGCTGGGGGACGGGGGCGACCCTCGTGGACCCACAGCCAGCCCAGTCCATGGAGCAGGCCCAGGTTCCGAGCACCGCGATCTCCAGTGTGTGGCCAGGCCTGTGCCCAGGGAACACTCCACCTCCAACCCAGAGATGGACCAGGAGGCCCTACCTTCTGAATCCATGCAGACTGTATGGTGCtggccaccagagaagcccacccaGGACTTCGTGGAGTTCTTGAAGGATGTCAGGTTCTGAGGTACAAAGCAAGATTCTGTGCCTGGGGTTCCTGGGGGAAGAGGCCAGGACAGAGCTGTCAGGCGTGAGGGTGTCCAAGGAGCTgccttcttcttcccctcccagtgtggcccccaccccacaccagggtatttatattctcattttacagatgagaaaactgaggctctgaggggTTAGGTGACCCCACCAAGGGTGCACAATGAATGAGGGGTGGAGGCAGGACTGGAGCCCAGGTCACTCTGGGAGACCCTGGACGATGGGCTTGGGACTCACCTAGCTGATGGTAGTTGGAGAGGCCAAAGCCATATACATGGCCCTCAGAGGAGATGGCAAAGGTGAAGTAGGCACCACAGAAGGCATCCTGGAATCTGACATGGCCCCGGCTTCCCCTGGATTTCAGCATCACACACCTGGGGACCAGGAGTCGTTCTGCAGGCAGAGAGCAGGCCAGGGTCAGTGGCAGACACACACagcctctcctctctgccccatCTGTTTCTCCTTCACTGCTAAAGCCCTCGCAGGGAGGCTAGGCAGGGACTCTTGTCCCTAttatacagaagaggaaactgaggccaggagagtCCAAGTGCCTCACTCAGACTCTCACAGCCACAGGGGTAACATTTACCTGgaacttaccatgtgccagacagtCTTTTATGCAAACTCATTTAACTTCACAACAAACCAGTGAGGTAGGTTTAGAGGTAGGTGggtttagagatgaggaaactatgTCCAGGGGCCCACAGCCAGTAGCTGGTAGAGCCACGATTCAAACCTGGGGTAGTCTGGCTCTAGAATCTGAGTCCTTAACTACCACCGCACGTCCACCTGATACAAGCCTGAACACAGAGAATCCCTTCTACCTCTGACCTTCACCGGGGGTGGCTTGCCAACTTGCCCCGCCAGAGGGACCTAAGCCACCTACCGAGGCCCTGCCGGCCACCACGATTAGCAAATAATTCAGGCACGCGGCCCAGTTGGCCCTGCTCCCCGCAGCCCAAAGTACAGAGGTCGCCATCAACTGTCAGCATCACCAAGTGGTCGTTTCCTGAGGGTGAGAGGAAGGCAAGGGATGCAGGGCTTGTCTGTAAGGGCCAAGGCTGGGCCAGCCCCCCAAAAAGGTTCTCCAACTCCTGCCCAGAGTGAGTACCTGCAGACTCACCTGAGGCCACCTTCACCACGGGCGTACTCAGCTGCACCTGCACAGGCACCATGCTCTTTTTCATGGGCTCCAAGAGCCCGATCACACCATTATTGTCCTGGAAGGGAGGGGCGGAAGAGTTTTCAGCCAGTTCTTCCTGCCTCATACCAGCCAGATCCAGCTTTGCAGTCAGCCACGGAGCTGTCTGGTGAAGGGCACTGGTGccagatggagatggagaagtgGGCAGGAGCCAGGCCACATAGTGCAATACTTACGAATGAAATCATACATGGTCTGTGAATTGCATTAAAATAACAAAGGAGTTGGGGAACGGAAGGGAGTAAAGATGAAACAAGTTTGGTCATAAGCTGATAATTGTTGGGGCAAGCAGATAGAGTTCAATATAGTATTCTGCTTACTTTTATGTGTTTgaaattatcaataaaaaaatttaaaaccagccccaatgaggaaacatcagattcctttatttttgacatttcaaaataaattgaataCTAAAGTACCAAAAACAATTTTAACGCTGTATCTGCTTTTTAAACCACACTCTCCTGTCCTGGAAGTTCTGAGATGTGCCCCCAAACCCCTGAGAAGTGTGGAAGAAGGCTGGGAAGGCGGGGGGGAGGTTGAAGGCAGGGAGATGGGTTAGTAGGCTTCCTGGCTTAGCCTCAGCCCAAAGGCATCCTTGACCCACCCCTTTCCCAAGACGCACACATCATAACATCAGAGTCCAGGGAACAGCAGTGGTGTGGACAGGCCTGGATGaagaagccagaaacctgggtCTGGGCCCAAGCTCAGCCCAGGGCCTTGATTTCCCCAGTAAGTAAAACAGGGGTCTCATGATGGGTTATCTTTGGGGCCCCACCAGTTAATTCTGCCCACCAGCCCCCATGACGTCTTCCAGACCCAGTCTTACCCGGAAGGAGCCCCAAAGGAAGACACGGCCATCCTCGGTGAGGGCCGCTGTGTGACTGTCTCCTGCTGACACCTGTACCACCTTCTCTTGCAGTTCCACTTTCCCAGGGACCATCTCTGAGCCCTCCACTGATGTGTCCCTTCCCAGGGCACCCTCATCATTGCAGCCGAAGGAGTAGACCTGTGCCCAGGATGCCCCCATTAGTGCAAGGCCTGGCCTCTCCGTCCGTTCTTGTTTAGGCCAATCCCTGCTTGTCTAGCCAGCTCCATCTCCACAGAGTAATGCGTGTGGTTCAAAGCTCCTTCCCCAAGCCCCCTACTAACCCCAGGCCCTGTCCCATCCTGTGCCACGCCCAACCTACCTGGCCACTTTTGCTTAGACACACAGTGTGCATGCCCCCAGCCTCAGCTTGCACGATGTCCTCTAGAATGGGCACCAGGGCTGGCTTCTTCCTCTCCATCACATTCTCGCCCAGCCCCAGCTGGCCCACGTCGCCCTGGCCCAGCGTCAGCACCAAACCCGGTTCTGTGTTGTGGGACCTATGTGAGACTGAGGGGTGAAGGAGACAGCCCCTGAGTGTGTAGGAtgatgggagagagaagaggtcACTGCACAGGCTCTGTGatcacacagacctgggttcaagccccTGCCCTGCCACAGACCATCTGACCTCTCCAagcctaagtttcctcatctgtgaaacgagGATAACAAAAGTACTTATCTCATAGGGTTTTTGTGCAGATTAAAAACTGATCACATTATTAATGTGAGTGGAAGGAAATGGAAACGAGACACTCAATATCGGCAAATGAATCTTGGTGGAGAGGGCTAAAGAACAGTGGGGACACAAGCTAGTTTTCCTGATAGGTTGTTCTTGGTCGGGAACCATACTATCAGGGCATAATAACGTCTACCCCTTTACCGACTGCTTACTAGTGTTAGACTGCCTTGCAGCCCCTCACATTATGCTAGAGACCTTCCATTCTTAGGATCCCACTTTACAGAAAAGGGAACAGAGTCTCAGAGAAGGTCACAGAATAATTAGTAGAGTTTGCAGTGCATCCTCAGGCTGTGACTTAACCCCTGGACATAGGTACACTGACCCGCACTCCGCTCCTATGTGGGAGCGGACAGGCAGCTGAAAAGGAAGGGGTAGGAGTTAAGAGCCCGCACAGGCTTTTGCAGAGAGGAACACGCCAACCAGTGTGCGGCACAGGGCCATCTGGTGGCCAACAGCGACCGCCCGTAGCCCCGGACAGCCAATGGcgtccagcccctccccctggggGTGTGGCCAGGCTGCCAGGTCTGCTGCGGCTGCGCAGAGGGTGTGGGTGCGCTGGGCAAGCAGCCACCTGGTCGGGCTTTCTGGTCAGGAGGGCTCGGCCCGCAGGCACCTTGGCAGGAGCGGGCGCCTGGAACGCGGCGGGAGGCAACGACCCTCACTGCCTGGTTACCAGGGTCTGCAAAAGACAGACAGTGTCTGAGTGTGGGTCCATATTCCCCCCTC
The sequence above is drawn from the Tursiops truncatus isolate mTurTru1 chromosome 1, mTurTru1.mat.Y, whole genome shotgun sequence genome and encodes:
- the RCC1 gene encoding regulator of chromosome condensation isoform X4 — its product is MLWGPLFGREISKDRKMPPKRITKRRSPPEDALPKSKKVKDPGNQAVRVVASRRVPGARSCQVSHRSHNTEPGLVLTLGQGDVGQLGLGENVMERKKPALVPILEDIVQAEAGGMHTVCLSKSGQVYSFGCNDEGALGRDTSVEGSEMVPGKVELQEKVVQVSAGDSHTAALTEDGRVFLWGSFRDNNGVIGLLEPMKKSMVPVQVQLSTPVVKVASGNDHLVMLTVDGDLCTLGCGEQGQLGRVPELFANRGGRQGLERLLVPRCVMLKSRGSRGHVRFQDAFCGAYFTFAISSEGHVYGFGLSNYHQLGTPGTESCFVPQNLTSFKNSTKSWVGFSGGQHHTVCMDSEGRAYSLGRAEYGRLGLGEGAEEKSVPTLISRLPAVSSVACGASVGYAVTKDGRVFAWGMGTNYQLGTGQEEDVWSPVEMTGKQLENRVVLSVSSGGQHTVLLVKDKEQS
- the RCC1 gene encoding regulator of chromosome condensation isoform X6; this translates as MLWGPLFGREISKDRKMPPKRITKRRSPPEDALPKSKKVKVSHRSHNTEPGLVLTLGQGDVGQLGLGENVMERKKPALVPILEDIVQAEAGGMHTVCLSKSGQVYSFGCNDEGALGRDTSVEGSEMVPGKVELQEKVVQVSAGDSHTAALTEDGRVFLWGSFRDNNGVIGLLEPMKKSMVPVQVQLSTPVVKVASGNDHLVMLTVDGDLCTLGCGEQGQLGRVPELFANRGGRQGLERLLVPRCVMLKSRGSRGHVRFQDAFCGAYFTFAISSEGHVYGFGLSNYHQLGTPGTESCFVPQNLTSFKNSTKSWVGFSGGQHHTVCMDSEGRAYSLGRAEYGRLGLGEGAEEKSVPTLISRLPAVSSVACGASVGYAVTKDGRVFAWGMGTNYQLGTGQEEDVWSPVEMTGKQLENRVVLSVSSGGQHTVLLVKDKEQS
- the RCC1 gene encoding regulator of chromosome condensation isoform X3, coding for MDRKMPPKRITKRRSPPEDALPKSKKVKDPGNQAVRVVASRRVPGARSCQGACGPSPPDQKARPVSHRSHNTEPGLVLTLGQGDVGQLGLGENVMERKKPALVPILEDIVQAEAGGMHTVCLSKSGQVYSFGCNDEGALGRDTSVEGSEMVPGKVELQEKVVQVSAGDSHTAALTEDGRVFLWGSFRDNNGVIGLLEPMKKSMVPVQVQLSTPVVKVASGNDHLVMLTVDGDLCTLGCGEQGQLGRVPELFANRGGRQGLERLLVPRCVMLKSRGSRGHVRFQDAFCGAYFTFAISSEGHVYGFGLSNYHQLGTPGTESCFVPQNLTSFKNSTKSWVGFSGGQHHTVCMDSEGRAYSLGRAEYGRLGLGEGAEEKSVPTLISRLPAVSSVACGASVGYAVTKDGRVFAWGMGTNYQLGTGQEEDVWSPVEMTGKQLENRVVLSVSSGGQHTVLLVKDKEQS
- the RCC1 gene encoding regulator of chromosome condensation isoform X7 — its product is MVDRQDRKMPPKRITKRRSPPEDALPKSKKVKVSHRSHNTEPGLVLTLGQGDVGQLGLGENVMERKKPALVPILEDIVQAEAGGMHTVCLSKSGQVYSFGCNDEGALGRDTSVEGSEMVPGKVELQEKVVQVSAGDSHTAALTEDGRVFLWGSFRDNNGVIGLLEPMKKSMVPVQVQLSTPVVKVASGNDHLVMLTVDGDLCTLGCGEQGQLGRVPELFANRGGRQGLERLLVPRCVMLKSRGSRGHVRFQDAFCGAYFTFAISSEGHVYGFGLSNYHQLGTPGTESCFVPQNLTSFKNSTKSWVGFSGGQHHTVCMDSEGRAYSLGRAEYGRLGLGEGAEEKSVPTLISRLPAVSSVACGASVGYAVTKDGRVFAWGMGTNYQLGTGQEEDVWSPVEMTGKQLENRVVLSVSSGGQHTVLLVKDKEQS
- the RCC1 gene encoding regulator of chromosome condensation isoform X10 is translated as MPPKRITKRRSPPEDALPKSKKVKVSHRSHNTEPGLVLTLGQGDVGQLGLGENVMERKKPALVPILEDIVQAEAGGMHTVCLSKSGQVYSFGCNDEGALGRDTSVEGSEMVPGKVELQEKVVQVSAGDSHTAALTEDGRVFLWGSFRDNNGVIGLLEPMKKSMVPVQVQLSTPVVKVASGNDHLVMLTVDGDLCTLGCGEQGQLGRVPELFANRGGRQGLERLLVPRCVMLKSRGSRGHVRFQDAFCGAYFTFAISSEGHVYGFGLSNYHQLGTPGTESCFVPQNLTSFKNSTKSWVGFSGGQHHTVCMDSEGRAYSLGRAEYGRLGLGEGAEEKSVPTLISRLPAVSSVACGASVGYAVTKDGRVFAWGMGTNYQLGTGQEEDVWSPVEMTGKQLENRVVLSVSSGGQHTVLLVKDKEQS
- the RCC1 gene encoding regulator of chromosome condensation isoform X2, with product MVDRQDRKMPPKRITKRRSPPEDALPKSKKVKDPGNQAVRVVASRRVPGARSCQGACGPSPPDQKARPVSHRSHNTEPGLVLTLGQGDVGQLGLGENVMERKKPALVPILEDIVQAEAGGMHTVCLSKSGQVYSFGCNDEGALGRDTSVEGSEMVPGKVELQEKVVQVSAGDSHTAALTEDGRVFLWGSFRDNNGVIGLLEPMKKSMVPVQVQLSTPVVKVASGNDHLVMLTVDGDLCTLGCGEQGQLGRVPELFANRGGRQGLERLLVPRCVMLKSRGSRGHVRFQDAFCGAYFTFAISSEGHVYGFGLSNYHQLGTPGTESCFVPQNLTSFKNSTKSWVGFSGGQHHTVCMDSEGRAYSLGRAEYGRLGLGEGAEEKSVPTLISRLPAVSSVACGASVGYAVTKDGRVFAWGMGTNYQLGTGQEEDVWSPVEMTGKQLENRVVLSVSSGGQHTVLLVKDKEQS
- the RCC1 gene encoding regulator of chromosome condensation isoform X8 translates to MDRKMPPKRITKRRSPPEDALPKSKKVKVSHRSHNTEPGLVLTLGQGDVGQLGLGENVMERKKPALVPILEDIVQAEAGGMHTVCLSKSGQVYSFGCNDEGALGRDTSVEGSEMVPGKVELQEKVVQVSAGDSHTAALTEDGRVFLWGSFRDNNGVIGLLEPMKKSMVPVQVQLSTPVVKVASGNDHLVMLTVDGDLCTLGCGEQGQLGRVPELFANRGGRQGLERLLVPRCVMLKSRGSRGHVRFQDAFCGAYFTFAISSEGHVYGFGLSNYHQLGTPGTESCFVPQNLTSFKNSTKSWVGFSGGQHHTVCMDSEGRAYSLGRAEYGRLGLGEGAEEKSVPTLISRLPAVSSVACGASVGYAVTKDGRVFAWGMGTNYQLGTGQEEDVWSPVEMTGKQLENRVVLSVSSGGQHTVLLVKDKEQS
- the RCC1 gene encoding regulator of chromosome condensation isoform X1; this translates as MLWGPLFGREISKDRKMPPKRITKRRSPPEDALPKSKKVKDPGNQAVRVVASRRVPGARSCQGACGPSPPDQKARPVSHRSHNTEPGLVLTLGQGDVGQLGLGENVMERKKPALVPILEDIVQAEAGGMHTVCLSKSGQVYSFGCNDEGALGRDTSVEGSEMVPGKVELQEKVVQVSAGDSHTAALTEDGRVFLWGSFRDNNGVIGLLEPMKKSMVPVQVQLSTPVVKVASGNDHLVMLTVDGDLCTLGCGEQGQLGRVPELFANRGGRQGLERLLVPRCVMLKSRGSRGHVRFQDAFCGAYFTFAISSEGHVYGFGLSNYHQLGTPGTESCFVPQNLTSFKNSTKSWVGFSGGQHHTVCMDSEGRAYSLGRAEYGRLGLGEGAEEKSVPTLISRLPAVSSVACGASVGYAVTKDGRVFAWGMGTNYQLGTGQEEDVWSPVEMTGKQLENRVVLSVSSGGQHTVLLVKDKEQS
- the RCC1 gene encoding regulator of chromosome condensation isoform X9, with translation MLWGPLFGREISKDRKMPPKRITKRRSPPEDALPKSKKVKDPGNQAVRVVASRRVPGARSCQGACGPSPPDQKARPVSHRSHNTEPGLVLTLGQGDVGQLGLGENVMERKKPALVPILEDIVQAEAGGMHTVCLSKSGQVYSFGCNDEGALGRDTSVEGSEMVPGKVELQEKVVQVSAGDSHTAALTEDGRVFLWGSFRDNNGVIGLLEPMKKSMVPVQVQLSTPVVKVASGNDHLVMLTVDGDLCTLGCGEQGQLGRVPELFANRGGRQGLERLLVPRCVMLKSRGSRGHVRFQDAFCGAYFTFAISSEGHVYGFGLSNYHQLGTPGTESCFVPQNLTSFKNSTKSWVGFSGGQHHTVCMDSEGRVFAWGMGTNYQLGTGQEEDVWSPVEMTGKQLENRVVLSVSSGGQHTVLLVKDKEQS
- the RCC1 gene encoding regulator of chromosome condensation isoform X5; translation: MPPKRITKRRSPPEDALPKSKKVKDPGNQAVRVVASRRVPGARSCQGACGPSPPDQKARPVSHRSHNTEPGLVLTLGQGDVGQLGLGENVMERKKPALVPILEDIVQAEAGGMHTVCLSKSGQVYSFGCNDEGALGRDTSVEGSEMVPGKVELQEKVVQVSAGDSHTAALTEDGRVFLWGSFRDNNGVIGLLEPMKKSMVPVQVQLSTPVVKVASGNDHLVMLTVDGDLCTLGCGEQGQLGRVPELFANRGGRQGLERLLVPRCVMLKSRGSRGHVRFQDAFCGAYFTFAISSEGHVYGFGLSNYHQLGTPGTESCFVPQNLTSFKNSTKSWVGFSGGQHHTVCMDSEGRAYSLGRAEYGRLGLGEGAEEKSVPTLISRLPAVSSVACGASVGYAVTKDGRVFAWGMGTNYQLGTGQEEDVWSPVEMTGKQLENRVVLSVSSGGQHTVLLVKDKEQS